From the genome of Symphalangus syndactylus isolate Jambi chromosome 13, NHGRI_mSymSyn1-v2.1_pri, whole genome shotgun sequence:
atgtgaaatatccttttctttcatattagttatctattactCTGTAACAAAGTACTCAGTACATTAACAAAGTTAATGGCTTGAAACAGCAATCAACCCTTTTTATCTCACACAGTTTCTATGTGACTTAACTGGATCCAGGTCTCATGAAATTTGCAGGTGAGATGTCAGCTAAGGCTACAGTCACCTGACGGCTGGACCAGTGCTGGAAGATTTTATTTCAGGATGGTGCGCTCGTGTGGCTGGCaggttttctggtttgttttgctttgttttttttagaccaggtctctctctgttgctcaggctggagggcagtggcaggatcatagctcaccgcagcctggatgtcctgggctcaagcaatactctggcctcagcctcctgagtagctgggactacaggcgcaggccatcatgctcagctacatttttttatttttattttttgtagagacagggtctcactatgttgccctggctggactcaaactcctgggttcaagtaattctcctgctttggcctcccaaagtgctgggattacagggatgagccaccacacctggctggctgGCAGGTTTATATAGGCTCTTTGCAGTGGACTTCAGATTTTTGTCACAAGAACCTGTCCGTAGGGCTGTGTTTGTCCTCACAATATGGTGACTGGGTCCCCACAGAGTGAGTGATTCTAGCCACAGAACCTCTGTGACCTAGTTTCCAAAGTAACACACTGTCAATTATGACATATTCCACTTGTTATAAATAAGTTGCTAAGTCCAGCCCGCACTCAAGGAGACATTAATTAGAATCAACCTTTTCAATGGAGGGGGATCAAAAAATTTCCAGACATAAAACCATCCAATCTTAAAACGCTGTCAATGAGTTCAGATGGAGAGCATGCTGTGACTCACCCCAGCACAGGTCAGATGACGCCCTTGAAGGTTCTGTTTCGTATGGGCCACCAAAAAGTACACTCAGcactattttcatctttttatgtattttttattttttaaatatttattaaaattttttttaatttttaaattaaaaaaaaattacaggccgggcatggtggctcatgcctgtaatcccagcactttgggaggccgaggcgggtggatcacgaggtcaggagttcgagaccagcctaaccaacatggtaaaaccccgtctctactaaaaaaaaaatacaaaaattagctgggcgtggtggtgtgcacctgtaatctcagctacttgggaggctgaggcgggagcattgcttgaacccgggaggcggaggttgtggtaagctgagatcgtgccattgcactctagcctgggcaataacagcaaaactccatctcaaaaaaaaaaaaaaaaattacaggctgggcacggtgactcatgcctgtaatcccagcactttgggaggccgaggcgggtggatcacctgaggtcaggagttcaagaccagcctggccaacatggtgaaaccccatctctactaaaaatataaaaattagctgggcatggtggcacatgcctgtagtcctagctatttcagaggctgaggcaggagaatcgcttgaacccaggaggcagaggttgcagtgagctgagattgtgccactatacaccagcctgggtgacagagtgagactctgtctaaaaaaaaaaaaatgataaaataaaattttaaaagattataaacaattctattcaaacattttattaaaaacttaagggccgggcaaggtggctcacacctgtaatcccagcactttgggaggacgaggcgggcagatcacgaggtcaggagattgagaccatcctggctaacacggtgaaaccctgtctctactaaaaacacaaaaaattagccgggcgtggtggtgggcgcctgtagtcccagctactcgggaggctgaggcaggagaatggtgtgaacctgggaggcggggcttgcagtgagcccagattgcgctattgcactccagcctgggcgacagaacgagactccatctcaaaaaaaaaaaaaccttaaaaaattatagagacgaggtctcactatgttgcccaagctggtcttgaactcctggattcaagtgatcctcccacctcagcctcccaaagtgctgggatcacaggcataagccactgtgtccaggctttatttttaaattaaaaaaaaattttttttgagtcagggtcacactctgtcacccaggctggagtgcagtgtatgcAAAGATTAGTCTTTGCCATGAAGCACCATTATTAACATTCAGTAGGCctgcatatttattatttattatttttttatttttttgatagagtgttgctctgtcgctgaggctggagtgcagtggctcgatctcagctcactgcaacctccgcctcccgggtgtctcctgggttcaagcaattctcctgcctcagcctcccaagtaactgggattacaggcacccgccaccacgcctggctaattttttgtatttttggtagagatggggtttcgccatgttggccaggctggtctcgaacctctggcctcaggtaatccacctgcctcagcctcccaaagtgctgggattgcaggcgtgagccaccatgcccggcctattatttttattataatctaATGCTGCTGTGTCTCATTCCTCTTTCTGTATTCAGAAGGAGTCAAGAGTCATTCATTCACCCaggaggcacacacctgtaatccaagctacttgagaagctaagACAAGAGgttcatttgagcccagaagttcgaggctgcagtgagctatgatcatgccactgtactccagcccgggcaacagagcaagactgtgtctctaaaaaacaaaaacaaaacaaaaaaagtaattcattctatatttcaataaatattgtttaagCATACATTATATGACAGGCGCTGTGCTAGATACTTTGAATGTCATGACATGGTATGCCACTTATTTtagtgaaggaaagaaagattgaAAAACGAGCATGTAAATAAGTAAGCAATATGTTCTCAATAGTGTgctctgaagaaaagaaaatgggtgcTGAAGTGGAGAAAGCCTGGGGGTGGTCAGGGGCCTGAAAGGTGAGAAGGAGCCAGCCAGGCTAAGATGTGTGGAGAAGAGCAtcttgtttatttgttgatttgagacagggtcttgctctgttgcccaggctggagggcagtggctcgattatggctcactgcagcttccacctctcaggctgaaatgattctcctgcctcagcctcccaagtagctgggattacacgtgtgcgccaccacacctggctaatttttgtatttttagtagagacggggtttcaccatattggccaggctggtcttgaactcctaacctcaagtgatctacctgccttggcctcccaaagggctggcattacaggcatgagccaccatgcccagccaaggtaagatactttttttttttttttgtagttttagtagagacggggtttcaccgtggtctcaatctcctgacctcgtgatctgccctcctcggcctcccaaagtgctgggattacaagcgtgagccaccacgcccggccggtaaGATACTTTTAAACAGAGGGACcagtaagtgcaaaggccctgtggcaggaaCAAATTTGGCTGGGGTAAGATACAGAAAGTCTTGTGAGGTTacagggagagaggcaggagatGAGGTGGGAGAGGTAGGCATGAGCTAGAGCCCATAGTACCTCCCTGGCTACAGATTTCATGGATCTAAGTGAGACAGATAGAAAACTACTGCAGGTTTTACCAGTGGCAGAGGATgatctgatatttttttttttttttttttttttttttttttgagacggagtctcgctctttcacccaggctggagtgcagtggcgcaatctcggctcgctgcaagctccacctcccgggctcacgccattctcctgcctcagcctcctgcgtagctaggactacaggcgcccaccaccatgcctggctaattttttgtatttttagtggagacggggtttcaccgtgttagccaggatggtctcaatctcctgacctcgtgatctgtccgcctcggcctcccaaagtgctgggattacaggtgtgagccaccacgcccggcctctgatatggttttaaaagatcactctgggtcacatgcagtggctcacacctgtttaCTCAATACTTTGAGAAgttaaggcaggaaaattgtttgtggccagaagtttgagataagcctgggcaatgtagcaagaccccatctctacaaaaaagaaaaaaaattgctgggtgtggtggtgcgtgcctgtattcccagctactcgggggggctgaggtgggaggatcatttgaccccaggagctcaaggttgcagtgagtcatgatctcgccactgcactccaaccctggtgacagagaaataccctgtcactacaaaacaaacaaaatccaccCTGTGCCTCCTGATCTGAGACACTAAGAAGGACACAACATCACTTTTGTGGTTTTCCTACCCAAACTGCATAACCTGTATCTAATCATGAGGAAGTATCAGAGAAATCCAAATGAAAGGacaatctacaaaataactggcctcTAAAATACTCtgcaaggccaggcgcagtggctcacgcctgtaatcccagcactttggggggcccaggtgggtggatcccctgaggtcaggaatttgagactagcctggctaacatggtgaaaacccacctctacaaaaaatacaaaaattagccaggtgtggtagcaggcaactgtaattccagctacgcaggaggctgaagcaggagaatcacttgaacccgggaggcagaggttgcagtgagctgagatcacaccactgcactccaacctgggcgacagagcgagactctgtcttgggggaaaaaatactcagccggacgcagtggctcatgcctgtaatcccagcactttgggaggctgaggcgggcagatcatgaggtcaagagatcgagaccatcctgaccaacatggtacatggtgaaaccccgtctctactaaaaatacaaaaattaggtgggtattgtggcgtgcgcctgcagtcccagctactcaggaggctgaagcaggagaattgccagaactcgggaggcagagattgcagtgagccaagatcacgccactgcactccagcctggcaacagagcgagactccgtctcaaaaaaaaaaaaaaaactctgcaaaaagtgtcaaggtcatgaaagataaagaaaggctGAAGGACTTGCAGATGGAAAGAGACTTAAGGAGGCTGACAAGCAAACGTTCCATGCAATCCCGGACTGGATCCTGAACCAGACAAATGGCATTAGTGAGACAACTGACAGTTAAAGGTCGAGATTAGATAATGAAATTAGAGCAATGTTAACTGCCTGATTTTGGTAAGTGTACAGTGGTTATGTAACAGAATGTCCTTGGTTTtaagaaatgcacatcaaaggGCATCGTGTTTGCCACTTACCtcaattcagagaaaaaaagtcatatatatacacacacacctaatTATGTCTTTATAAAATCACATATAGGTATATAGGTGAgatcagccggggcaacatagtgagacctcattgctacaataaaataaataaaaaattagctgggcctggtggcacatgtctgtagttccagctactcagcaggctgaggtgggaggatcacttgagcccaggagttccaggctgcagtaagctatgattgggccactacgctctagcctgtgtgacagagaccctgtctctaaaaaaaaaactagagactAAAGGAGGCCTGAGAAACAAGTTAAAAGTGTAACATGCAATCCTGGACTGGATTCTTGTAGGGGAAAAAATGCCAAAAGGTATAAACACTGACGTTCTCATCACCCAGAATTTTACAAATGGTTAATATATTGTCACCTTGCTTTgattaccattttttaaattaattttctttcttgttttttttagagacatgagtttcgccatgttgcccaggctggtcctaaactcctgggctcaagtgatccatctgcctcggcctcccaaagtgctgggattacaggcgtgagtcactgcacccagcctgattagacggagtcttgctctgtcccccaggctggagtgcagtggtgcgatctccactcactgcaagctccgcctcccgagttcacgccattctcctacctcagcctcccgagtagctgggactacaggcacccgccaccacgctcggctaattttttgtatttttagtagagacggggtttcaccgttttagccaggatgttctcgatctcctgacctcgtgatctgcccgcctcagcctcccaacgtgctgggattacaggcgtgagccactgcgcccggccctgattaccattttttaaaaaaagaaatggaacattgcaggtaaggttaaactcttcTATGACCTCTCTCCCCAGttcctgggcgacaagagcgagactctctccCCAGttcctgggcgacaagagcgagactctgtctcaaaaaaaaagaaaagaaaagaaaaaaaattgtcatccttgcgcaggggccatgctaatctccgTATCATTCCAATTTTGGTATACGTGCTGCCGAAGTGACCACTCGATTACCTATTCcaatataatgaaaccccgtttctactaaaaataaaaaaaaaataaaataaatagctgagtgtggtggcgcatgcctgtaatcccagctactcagcaagctgaggcaggagaatcacttgaatctgggaggcagaagttgcagtgagccaagatcgcaccactgcactccagcctgagtgacagagtgaggctctgtctcaaaaaaaaaaaaagaaatagaacattgcAGGTAAAGTTAAAGTCTTCTTTGACTCCTCTTCTCAGTTCCATCACACTCCTTTCTACCCTTTTTTGAAGCAATAACCATCAGGATGTGGTATATAGATCCTTgcagtcaatttaaaaaaaacaaaatacatatatatccaaTAGCCAATGTGCTTTTGTTTTATGTGTACTTGTAAAAAACTTACATAAATAACATTATACTATAGATATAAAATCCCTCTAGATAAAGTTTCATATAGTGTTAGGctttatgtattaatttttgaaaacagggtcttgctctgtctcccaggctggagtgcaatggtgagatcattGCCCATTGCAGCCTgtaactcctgggtttaagggatcctcctacctcgggctcccaaagtgctgggattacaggtggcctaGACTTTATAAAGCTGTTAtcacctctttcttcttttctcaacaCTATCCTTTTGACATCTCTCTAACCCTGTTGAAACAGATGACCGTCATTCCTTTTAAATGTTATACAGCATTAAATGTTGTGCACATGCGTGAGGCATGAGTTTAACTCTGGGGCCTCTCCCTAGAAATGGAAATCCGGGGTCACAAGCAACGGGCATTTCCGTTTTACTGTTAGATTCTGCTCTCCCGCCAGCAGCGTCTGAGAGGTGCCTGGCGTTCCCCTGAGGGTTCTGGGGGAGCTCGGACTTGCGTTCCCAGCAGGCCGGTTCTCGCCTGCGTTGTGCCCCATTTGCGTCACTGGGGTTCCTAGCGGACTCGCCTGCAAATGTGCTCAGGACTGCAGGGAGAACTTCTCGGTCACTGCGGCTCTTTCCCCATGGTGGACTCTTCTGAGGCGCTTGACGGTGCTGATTTGGGTCTTTATCTGTCTGCATGTCGGCAGGGGCGCCCAGGAAGGCGGGTCCCTCTAGCTCAACCTTGTTTGGGCTCTTACAGCTTCAGGCCAACAGGGGGCTGGAAAGCTGAGCACTTACTCATTCCGTCCCCGTTGGTAACTAGGGCTGGAAGACGCGTCCAGACTGCAAACAATATTTCATCATTTTGTCTGTAGCATGCAGCGGCCAAGGCTGCCAACCTATGAAACGCTTTGAGAAGCGggacgctttgggaggccgaggcgggtggatcccctgaggccagcctgggagacatagtgagattctgtctctcaaaaaatttttaaaaaactaccccggatgtggtgcacgcctgcagtcccagctactcgggaggctgaggcgggaggatcgctcgagcctgggagttcgagaccagcctgggcaacatagcgagactccgtctcttaaaaaaaataagtagccGTTTTTCTGGGTGGGTGCATCCCTCTCTGGTTCCTCGCTCTCCAACTGGCCCTGGTCCTGGGGGCGTGAAGGCTACGATCTGTAGAGACGGGCTGACTCTGGAGGACGGGCCTagaacccattcattcattcattcgttctgTCACCCACCCGTCCTGCGCGCACGCCAGCGCCACCCTATGCCCCAGGACCTCAAGAACGCCCACCCCACGGGGCACAGACAAGGACAGGCTGGCCAGCGCCTGGAAGCCGCGTGCCTGACCGCGCCTGCCCGAGCGAGTACCGCCTCCCACCCGGGAGGCAGCAGGGCCGCGACTGTCGGAACGCGCCCAACGTCTCCCGCCCAGGGGCGCGCCGCCTCGCTTTCAGCGCATGCGCGCCCGGGAGCCCGCCCTGGGCGTCGGCGCACGTGGTCCCCCACTGGCCGGCTTGCGTGCGCGCTCCCGGCTCGCCCTCCCACGCGGTCCACCGCGCCTCCCGCCCCACCCTAAGCGCAGCGCCCGCCGGAGCGGCCGACCGAACGGGGTTGCGTGCGTGCGCGCACGCGCGGGCCACGTGGGCGGGCGCCTCGCCGTTGCCCCGCCCCTTGCAACCCCGCCCCGCGCCTGCCCCGCCCCTTCTCGCGCGCCGGCGTCGGCTGCGTCTCCGGCGTTTGAATTGCGCTTCCGCCATCTTTCCAGGCTCAGTCGGACGGGCGCGGAGACGCTTCTGGAAGGTAGCGAGACctggtgggctgggctgggctgggctgggccgggCAGGGCCGGGCGGGGACAGGGgcaggggcggcggcggcgggataGGGGTCGGAGCCGGGGCCAGGGCCGGGGCGGGCGGCGGGCCCAGGGGCAGCGGGCGGCTGTGAGTAGGTGGGTGGTGCGGGCCCGGCCGGGCCGGGGCAGGAGACGGGCGTGGGGTCGGCGCCAGCCCCCGCGAACCCCCGTTTCGTCCTCCGCTCGAGTCCCCGTCCTGGTCCCAGTCCCGTTCCCTTCCCGACACCTCCGTCCGCCGTTCTCCGGGCCCCGCCGTCCCGGATGCCGGCCCCGCCCGCTGCCTTCCCGCTCCCAGGCCCGGCCGCCATGGCGCCGCGGGCGAGAGGCCTTTGTGGGGCGGGCACGTGGGGCGCTGGGGGCGCGGGAGCGGGGCCGCCATGGGCTGCGGGGCCGCGCGAGCGCTCGCCTCCATCCTCTGCCTCCGCAGGAACGCCGCGATGGCTGCGCAGGGAGAGCCCCAGGTCCAGTTCAAAGTAGGTAACCCTGCGGGGCGGGAGGCGGCCGAGCCCGACCGCGTGCGACTCGCGGGTCCCTCCTCCCGGGGCCCACGATGGCTGTAATGGGGCCCCGCATCCACATTCTTTGTTTTAAGTGAGCCTGTGGTGGTTAAAGTTCCGTGACTCTGGGATCTTTAGAGGTGAAGTGTTTAGGGTTTACTTCCAAAATATGTTCTCCAACAGCTTGTATTGGTTGGTGATGGTGGTACTGGAAAAACGACCTTCGTGAAACGTCATTTGACTGGTGAATTTGAGAAGAAATACGTAGGTATGTGCTGGAAAACTTTGCTTGTGGAAATATGTGAGAAATCGGTAAATTTATCTACTCAATCGCATCGTTTCCGTTTCAGCCACCTTGGGTGTTGAGGTTCATCCCTTAGTGTTCCACACCAACAGAGGACCTATTAAGTTCAATGTATGGGACACAGCCGGCCAGGAAAAATTCGGTGGATTGAGAGATGGCTATTATATCCAAGGTAGGCATTTGTAACTTGCTGAACAGTTTTTAAGAGGTTTTGTGTACTTCAGTCTTAAAGGTTATAGAAAATCAGGTCTGTTCCAACAAATAGTGTCATTTTTGGGTTAAAAAAAGACGTGGACTTCAGGGAGTTGACCACCATTTTGGTggcaaagaaaattttattaaagttGTGTCATTTGCATGCTGTGTCATGCTAGGCATGGTTTAGAAAAAACTATGACTTACAAgtcatatttaaaagaataataggCTGTTAACAGCAGTTTCACTATTTGAAAACTTAggttcatttatgtattttggtGTGGTGATCAATGAATGTTTCTACTGTATGAAAACAATAAACACCAGATAGACCAGAAGAGATAGGAGATCTTAACAAGTGTTATAAAAGACTAGCTGATTTCTTGTTAAATTGTTTGTACTAAGTTGTGCAGAGTATTTTTCTCAAATAGTTTGATTTAAAGATTGCAAAGAAAATGTTCATTGTACCaaaaagaggaataaagaaaatactcATCTCTCTTGGAACCTCATGTTGCTGATAACATATTATCTGGAATCATTCCATGCCTTTTGCTTTCCTTGAGCATGTACAAATAAACACAAGAATTTCCACCAAAAGAATCCTTTAACCAAAAAGTTGTGGTTTCTTGCCTTACTAACTGTACCATAGTTATTCCTGCAGGTGAATATATAGACTTTATCtgggttatttatttgtttaatttttttttgatacagggtttcgctctgttgcccaacctggagtgcagcttccgcctcctaagctcaagccatcctctcacctcagcctcctgagtagttgggactacaggcacgtgccactatgcctgactaatttttgtatttttttgtagagatggggattcaccatgttgcccatgctggtctggaactcatgagctcaggtgatccacccacctcagcctctcaaagtgctgggattacaggcgtgagccacattgCTTGGCCTATCTggatttttaaagacaggaataATGTTTTCTAGTATAGTCGGCCATTTAAAGACCTTCTGAAGAATATATTTCCAGGCCCTACCTCAGAATATGAAAGCTTGGTTATCCAGAATCTCAGTTAGTATTAATTACTTCAGATACTTTTTTGGGATGAGGGGAGTATTAATGGTGAAGTATATCAGGGAGATTTGATAGGGTCAGCTCATCTCTCTTGGGAGGAATCGTGTATTAACATTTTTAGAATTGACAGAGACCTTGAAGGTGAGGGGAGATAGACAGGTGAGTCGTTGAGGTCTAAGACTATAACTAGTTGAATCCTAGTCTGTGGTTCTTAGCATTCTTCACTTGTGCAGTAAACTGAGTGTACTAATTACCACAAATGTGTCTTTCAGCCCAGTGTGCCATCATAATGTTTGATGTAACATCGAGAGTTACTTACAAGAATGTGCCTAACTGGCATAGAGATCTGGTACGAGTGTGTGAAAACATCCCCATTGTGTTGTGTGGCAACAAAGTGGATATTAAAGACAGGAAAGTGAAGGCGAAATCCATTGTCTTCCACCGAAAGAAGAATCTTCAGGTGTGTAAAATTAAAACTTCCTGAGTTATTTCTCTTAGCGGAGATTATATGTAAGACCATGAAATTAACCAGTGTCTATTATAtatggaaatgatttttttttttccctcaagacagagtcttcctctgtcccccatgctggagtgcagtgtcgcaatcttggctcactgcgacctctgcttcccgagttcaagcagttctctcctgcctcagctcccctagtagctggattacaggtgtgtaccaccacacctggctaatttttgtacttttttttagtaaagacggggtttcaccatgttggtcaggctgatctccaactcctgacctcaagtgatccactggcctcggcctcctaaagggctgggatcacaggcgtgagccactgtgcccggctggaaataattttgtcttttttatactaTTGTTGTTAAAGaatgatagagatggggtttcactgttggccgggttggtcaactgaaatgtgtatttatatattctttgttgttcaagacagggtcttgccctgttgcccaggcaggagtgcagtggcatgaacataactcactgcagccctgaactcctgggctcaagcagtgctcccacctcagccttctgagtagctgggatcccaggcactcaacaccatgcccacctaatttgtttttttgtagagatggtgtcttgctctgttgcccaggcctgatCGTGTACtattgacctcaggcaatcccacctcagcccccaaaagtgctgggatttcaggcctgagccaccatgccttgccaagagtcttaacattttcttatgtTGCAATGTCCT
Proteins encoded in this window:
- the RAN gene encoding GTP-binding nuclear protein Ran isoform X1 → MAAQGEPQVQFKLVLVGDGGTGKTTFVKRHLTGEFEKKYVATLGVEVHPLVFHTNRGPIKFNVWDTAGQEKFGGLRDGYYIQAQCAIIMFDVTSRVTYKNVPNWHRDLVRVCENIPIVLCGNKVDIKDRKVKAKSIVFHRKKNLQYYDISAKSNYNFEKPFLWLARKLIGDPNLEFVAMPALAPPEVVMDPALAAQYEHDLEVLWPLCCSGCSVWLVYSWQF
- the RAN gene encoding GTP-binding nuclear protein Ran isoform X2, which codes for MAAQGEPQVQFKLVLVGDGGTGKTTFVKRHLTGEFEKKYVATLGVEVHPLVFHTNRGPIKFNVWDTAGQEKFGGLRDGYYIQAQCAIIMFDVTSRVTYKNVPNWHRDLVRVCENIPIVLCGNKVDIKDRKVKAKSIVFHRKKNLQYYDISAKSNYNFEKPFLWLARKLIGDPNLEFVAMPALAPPEVVMDPALAAQYEHDLEVAQTTALPDEDDDL